The proteins below come from a single Gossypium raimondii isolate GPD5lz chromosome 2, ASM2569854v1, whole genome shotgun sequence genomic window:
- the LOC105789103 gene encoding BTB/POZ domain-containing protein At1g63850 produces MATTTTTTKTSSISTKTASAQLKVQVQPIKPKRRKCKETTISCSSATTGAANGCSDSGFSARKLDPPTVVSADSSWCCPASKPFPTPPPPPPSPPQTRLVPDQGSTDSSSASKIRYSPGSLSPVMDFTTISNGHSPSSFTKFNSALTAGLLNPHSPPPPPDKSRSSPTLFEMMASEPDVHPRTQTQIQVPISGPGQNQPPPVIDKQVLTMQRISNLLSTRSPGNQFNDPDSSDIKLTLSSKDGISVSMNVHRQIVVAHSRFFAVKLSDRWAKQQRNGSAGPYIVEIADCDDVEVYIETLKLMYCKDLRKTLMREDVPKVLGILKVSAAIGFDAGVLSCLEYLEAAPWAEDEEERVASLLAELRLENVGAGEVLKRVSVEVTNGTDDGGGDNEEVLLKLLHVVLEGKDEKARREMKGLVLKMLRENSSQNDLRKESLYSACDGCLELLRSHFLRAALSDLTDVNQIARQADNLHWILDILIDRQIAEDFLKSWASQSELSNVHSKVPAVHRYEVSRVTARLFVGIGKGQLLASKEVRCLLLQTWLVPFYDDFGWMRRASRGLDRHLIEDGLSNTILTLPLAWQQDILLAWFDRFLNSGEDCPNIQRAFEIWWRRAFWKRSGDQELPRESHVTIATIENS; encoded by the exons ATGGCAACAACTACAACTACAACAAAAACATCATCAATTTCCACAAAAACAGCGTCTGCTCAGCTCAAAGTTCAAGTACAACCCATTAAGCCTAAGCGCCGCAAGTGTAAAGAAACCACTATCTCTTGTTCTTCTGCTACTACCGGCGCCGCAAACGGCTGTTCCGATTCTGGTTTTTCAGCTCGAAAGCTTGACCCCCCGACTGTTGTTTCAGCTGATAGTTCTTGGTGTTGTCCTGCTTCTAAGCCTTTCCCGACTCCGCCACCTCCTCCTCCTTCTCCTCCTCAAACTCGCCTTGTTCCGGACCAGGGTTCGACCGATTCTTCGTCGGCTTCTAAGATCCGGTATTCTCCGGGAAGTTTATCACCCGTCATGGATTTCACGACGATCTCCAACGGTCATTCACCCTCGAGTTTCACTAAGTTCAACTCTGCACTCACTGCGGGTCTTTTAAACCCGCATTCTCCGCCGCCTCCGCCGGACAAGTCACGATCTAGTCCAACCCTTTTCGAGATGATGGCTAGCGAACCCGATGTCCACCCAAGGACCCAAACCCAGATCCAAGTACCCATTTCAGGTCCTGGACAAAACCAACCCCCACCAGTCATTGACAAACAGGTGTTGACAATGCAGCGGATTTCAAACCTTTTGTCAACCCGGAGCCCCGGAAACCAGTTCAATGATCCGGATTCGAGTGATATAAAGCTAACGTTGAGTTCCAAGGATGGGATTAGTGTGTCAATGAATGTGCATAGGCAAATTGTGGTGGCTCACAGCAGGTTCTTTGCCGTGAAGTTATCTGATCGATGGGCAAAACAACAGAGAAATGGATCGGCTGGACCGTACATTGTTGAAATTGCAGATTGTGATGATGTTGAGGTTTATATTGAGACCCTGAAATTGATGTATTGTAAAGATTTGAGGAAGACGCTAATGAGAGAAGATGTTCCTAAGGTTCTTGGCATTTTGAAG gTTTCAGCTGCAATTGGATTTGATGCTGGGGTTTTATCTTGTTTGGAGTACTTGGAAGCTGCCCCTTGGGCTGAGGATGAAGAAGAGAGAGTGGCTTCTTTATTGGCGGAGCTCCGCCTCGAAAATGTCGGAGCAGGGGAAGTTTTAAAAAGGGTTTCTGTCGAAGTTACTAACGGAACCGATGATGGTGGTGGCGATAACGAAGAAGTGCTTCTCAAGCTTTTGCATGTTGTTCTCGAAGGCAAAGACGAGAAGGCAAGGCGGGAAATGAAAGGGTTGGTCTTGAAGATGCTTCGCGAGAATTCATCTCAGAACGATCTCCGGAAAGAATCGTTGTATTCGGCTTGTGATGGTTGTTTGGAACTGCTTCGTAGCCATTTCCTCCGAGCAGCATTGTCGGATTTGACGGATGTGAATCAGATTGCTAGACAAGCAGATAATTTGCATTGGATTCTGGATATTTTGATTGATAGGCAAATTGCTGAAGATTTTCTAAAATCATGGGCTTCTCAATCCGAATTATCGAATGTTCATTCTAAAGTTCCGGCTGTTCACAGGTACGAAGTTAGCCGAGTGACGGCACGGTTATTTGTTGGAATCGGAAAGGGACAACTGTTGGCATCAAAGGAAGTAAGATGCTTGCTTTTACAAACATGGTTGGTACCATTTTATGATGATTTCGGGTGGATGAGGAGGGCATCAAGAGGTCTCGATAGGCATTTAATCGAAGACGGTCTAAGTAACACAATTCTCACTTTACCTCTAGCTTGGCAACAAGACATTTTGCTTGCTTGGTTCGATAGGTTCTTGAACTCAGGCGAAGATTGTCCCAACATTCAAAGAGCCTTCGAAATTTGGTGGCGGAGAGCGTTCTGGAAACGCAGCGGTGATCAAGAACTACCAAGGGAATCACATGTTACAATTGCAACCATTGAGAATTCATAA
- the LOC105789104 gene encoding hydroxyproline O-galactosyltransferase HPGT1 isoform X1 translates to MRSRGSSNRLSNSGGSPFRSRISALLLAMFATMATVYVAGRMWQEAESRVYLIKELDRRTGQGHSSVSVSETLKIVTCKEQLKKLSAIQMDLAAAKQEGYVSKEHSGNDGTRSKKRLLGVIGIITTFGRKKNRDAIRKAWMQSGAALRKLEEEKGIVVRFVIGRSANRGDSLDREINDEHSQTNDFIILDDVEAPEERSKKIKLFFVRAVESWDAEFYVKVNDDVYVNIDALGAKLSAHLDTPRIYLGCMKSGEVFSDPTHKWHEPDWWKFGDGKSYFRHASGEIFAISRALAQFISINKSLLQVYAHDDVSAGSWFIGLDVQHVHEGKFCCNTWSTGSVCAAV, encoded by the exons ATGCGTAGCCGGGGATCGAGTAACCGGCTATCTAACTCTGGTGGCTCTCCTTTTCGTTCTAGAATTTCTGCTTTGCTTCTCGCCATGTTCGCTACGATGGCTACGGTTTACGTCGCCGGCCG GATGTGGCAGGAGGCAGAGAGCAGagtatatttaattaaagaacTTGATAGGAGAACTGGTCAG ggTCATTCTTCTGTATCTGTTTCTGAGACACTAAAGATCGTTACCTGCAA GGAgcaattgaaaaaattatcagCCATTCAGATGGATCTAGCTGCTGCTAAGCAAGAAGGTTATGTTTCGAAGGAGCACTCGGGAAATGATGGTACTCGTTCTAAGAAAAGGCTTTTAGGTGTTATTGGTATCATCACAACATTTGGACGAAAGAAGAATAGAGATGCAATTCGGAAGGCATGGATGCAATCTG GTGCGGCTTTGAGAAAACTGGAAGAAGAGAAGGGAATTGTTGTGCGATTCGTAATAGGAAGAAG TGCAAATCGTGGAGATAGTTTGGACAGGGAGATCAATGATGAACACAGCCAAACTAATGACTTCATTATTCTG GATGATGTGGAGGCACCTGAGGAACGTTCAAAGAAGATAAAGTTATTCTTTGTTCGTGCTGTAGAGAGCTGGGATGCAGAGTTCTATGTTAAGGTCAATGATGATGTTTATGTTAATATTG ATGCTCTAGGAGCTAAACTTTCTGCTCATTTGGACACGCCTCGTATTTATTTGGGGTGTATGAAATCGGGAGAAGTTTTCTCTGACCC GACCCACAAATGGCATGAACCTGATTGGTGGAaatttggtgatggaaaatc ATACTTTCGGCATGCTTCGGGCGAAATATTTGCTATTTCACGAGCTTTAGCACAGTTTATCTCAATTAATAA GTCTCTTCTTCAGGTCTATGCACATGATGATGTGAGTGCAGGGTCATGGTTTATTGGGCTTGATGTGCAACACGTTCACGAGGGGAAATTTTGCTGCAACACCTGGTCTACAG GTTCAGTATGTGCAGCTGTCTGA
- the LOC105789104 gene encoding hydroxyproline O-galactosyltransferase HPGT1 isoform X2, giving the protein MRSRGSSNRLSNSGGSPFRSRISALLLAMFATMATVYVAGRMWQEAESRVYLIKELDRRTGQGHSSVSVSETLKIVTCKEQLKKLSAIQMDLAAAKQEGYVSKEHSGNDGTRSKKRLLGVIGIITTFGRKKNRDAIRKAWMQSGAALRKLEEEKGIVVRFVIGRSANRGDSLDREINDEHSQTNDFIILDDVEAPEERSKKIKLFFVRAVESWDAEFYVKVNDDVYVNIDALGAKLSAHLDTPRIYLGCMKSGEVFSDPTHKWHEPDWWKFGDGKSFVSPDIRIGLWFPLVS; this is encoded by the exons ATGCGTAGCCGGGGATCGAGTAACCGGCTATCTAACTCTGGTGGCTCTCCTTTTCGTTCTAGAATTTCTGCTTTGCTTCTCGCCATGTTCGCTACGATGGCTACGGTTTACGTCGCCGGCCG GATGTGGCAGGAGGCAGAGAGCAGagtatatttaattaaagaacTTGATAGGAGAACTGGTCAG ggTCATTCTTCTGTATCTGTTTCTGAGACACTAAAGATCGTTACCTGCAA GGAgcaattgaaaaaattatcagCCATTCAGATGGATCTAGCTGCTGCTAAGCAAGAAGGTTATGTTTCGAAGGAGCACTCGGGAAATGATGGTACTCGTTCTAAGAAAAGGCTTTTAGGTGTTATTGGTATCATCACAACATTTGGACGAAAGAAGAATAGAGATGCAATTCGGAAGGCATGGATGCAATCTG GTGCGGCTTTGAGAAAACTGGAAGAAGAGAAGGGAATTGTTGTGCGATTCGTAATAGGAAGAAG TGCAAATCGTGGAGATAGTTTGGACAGGGAGATCAATGATGAACACAGCCAAACTAATGACTTCATTATTCTG GATGATGTGGAGGCACCTGAGGAACGTTCAAAGAAGATAAAGTTATTCTTTGTTCGTGCTGTAGAGAGCTGGGATGCAGAGTTCTATGTTAAGGTCAATGATGATGTTTATGTTAATATTG ATGCTCTAGGAGCTAAACTTTCTGCTCATTTGGACACGCCTCGTATTTATTTGGGGTGTATGAAATCGGGAGAAGTTTTCTCTGACCC GACCCACAAATGGCATGAACCTGATTGGTGGAaatttggtgatggaaaatc CTTTGTGTCCCCTGACATCCGAATTGGTCTATGGTTTCCACTTGTTTCTTAA